A genome region from Geodermatophilus bullaregiensis includes the following:
- a CDS encoding Na+/H+ antiporter translates to MELPVIALLAGSFAVTALARRLGVSPPLVLVLVGLGLSSVPGVPDYALDPQLILTLVLPPLLYSAALDSSYLRLRANLRPIGMLAVGAVLLTTVAVGLAAWWLVPGLPLASALVLGAVVAPPDAVAATAVGRRLGLPRKVTTILGGESLVNDATALTLYRVAVALAAGAGYGIVEGLGVFALAAVGGAAIGWGLGWLVHRVRLALGDGVLESALGLLVPFVGFVVAEEVHASGVLAVVLAGLYLGHRSPQADPVARLQDRAVWKAADTLLEATVFALIGLQLPTVLEGIGPGVATLTAVGLALVGVAFLARVAFVFPTAYLRPLARRRPGWVYPPWTHAVVVSWAGMRGVVSLAAAAGIPLTTMSGEPFPGRAEVLYLTFVVTVGTLLLHGLTLPAVIRRLGVQGSEDSADALAEAQAQSAAGRAAAARLEELDDGDPLHAQAVTELRRRIEARTNAAWERLGGPVAHGGETPSARYRRLRRAMLEAEREVFVSQRDQRRIDDEVFRRVQHELDLEEVTLLRE, encoded by the coding sequence ATGGAGCTGCCGGTCATCGCCCTGCTGGCCGGCTCGTTCGCGGTCACCGCGCTGGCGCGGCGGCTCGGCGTCTCGCCGCCGCTGGTCCTGGTGCTCGTCGGGCTGGGTCTGTCCTCCGTCCCCGGGGTCCCGGACTACGCGCTCGACCCCCAGCTGATCCTCACGCTGGTCCTGCCGCCGCTGCTGTACTCGGCGGCGCTGGACAGCTCCTACCTGCGGCTGCGCGCCAACCTGCGGCCGATCGGGATGCTCGCCGTCGGCGCGGTGCTGCTCACCACGGTGGCCGTCGGGCTGGCGGCGTGGTGGCTGGTGCCCGGGCTGCCGCTGGCCTCGGCGCTCGTGCTCGGCGCCGTCGTCGCGCCGCCGGACGCCGTCGCGGCCACCGCCGTGGGCCGCCGGCTGGGCCTGCCGCGCAAGGTGACGACCATCCTCGGCGGCGAGAGCCTGGTCAACGACGCCACCGCGCTGACCCTCTACCGGGTCGCCGTCGCGCTGGCCGCCGGTGCCGGCTACGGCATCGTCGAGGGGCTCGGCGTCTTCGCGCTGGCCGCGGTCGGCGGCGCGGCGATCGGCTGGGGGCTCGGCTGGCTGGTGCACCGGGTGCGGCTGGCCCTCGGCGACGGCGTGCTGGAGAGCGCGCTCGGGCTGCTGGTCCCCTTCGTCGGCTTCGTCGTCGCCGAGGAGGTGCACGCCTCGGGGGTGCTCGCCGTGGTGCTGGCCGGCCTGTACCTCGGCCACCGCTCGCCGCAGGCCGACCCGGTCGCCCGGCTGCAGGACCGCGCGGTGTGGAAGGCCGCCGACACGCTGCTCGAGGCGACGGTCTTCGCGCTCATCGGCCTGCAGCTGCCCACCGTGCTGGAGGGCATCGGGCCCGGGGTGGCCACGCTGACCGCGGTGGGCCTGGCGCTCGTCGGCGTCGCGTTCCTCGCCCGGGTGGCCTTCGTCTTCCCCACCGCCTACCTGCGGCCACTGGCCCGCCGCCGTCCCGGCTGGGTGTACCCGCCGTGGACGCACGCCGTCGTCGTCTCCTGGGCCGGCATGCGGGGGGTGGTCTCCCTCGCCGCGGCGGCCGGCATCCCGCTCACCACGATGTCCGGCGAGCCGTTCCCCGGGCGCGCGGAGGTGCTCTACCTGACCTTCGTCGTCACGGTCGGCACGCTGCTGCTGCACGGGCTGACGCTGCCGGCCGTCATCCGCCGGCTGGGCGTGCAGGGATCCGAGGACTCCGCCGACGCGCTCGCCGAGGCGCAGGCGCAGTCGGCCGCCGGGCGGGCCGCCGCCGCCCGGCTCGAGGAGCTCGACGACGGCGACCCGCTGCACGCCCAGGCGGTGACCGAGCTGCGCCGGCGCATCGAGGCGCGCACCAACGCCGCGTGGGAGCGGCTCGGTGGGCCGGTGGCCCACGGCGGGGAGACGCCGAGTGCCCGCTACCGGCGGCTGCGGCGGGCGATGCTCGAGGCCGAGCGGGAGGTGTTCGTGTCCCAGCGCGACCAGCGGCGCATCGACGACGAGGTGTTCCGGCGGGTGCAGCACGAGCTGGACCTGGAGGAGGTCACGCTGCTGCGGGAGTGA
- a CDS encoding LysR family transcriptional regulator: MNLASLDLNLLVSLDALLQQRSVTRAAAQMGLSQPALSASLARLRRHFGDELLTRVGNEYRLTPLAVQLRELVRVALTGVERVFTAQPGFDPASSTREFSVLVSDYVVVVLGDTIAGLLAEEAPHTRLRLTPHSPAVVDSAHQVLLTADLLLLPHGFVTDLSHRDLYRDEWVCVVAADNPVVERGLTVADLEALPWVATYHGQTASTPAARQMRQLGIEPRVQVVNESFLTVPALVAGSDRIALLQRRLVDLLPLGSGIRALPPPFEAGPLVEAMWWHPVYDDDPEHRYLRDVVSRAAELAVSPGAREGIDLTDTAPREK, from the coding sequence GATGGGGCTGTCGCAGCCGGCGCTGTCGGCGTCGCTGGCCCGGCTGCGCCGCCACTTCGGCGACGAGCTGCTCACCCGGGTCGGCAACGAGTACCGGCTCACGCCGCTCGCGGTGCAGCTGCGCGAGCTGGTGCGGGTGGCGCTCACCGGTGTCGAGCGGGTCTTCACCGCCCAGCCCGGCTTCGACCCGGCGTCGTCGACCCGAGAGTTCTCCGTGCTGGTCAGCGACTACGTGGTCGTCGTCCTCGGGGACACCATCGCCGGGCTGCTCGCGGAGGAGGCGCCGCACACCCGGCTGCGGCTCACCCCGCACTCGCCGGCCGTCGTCGACAGCGCCCACCAGGTGCTGCTCACCGCCGACCTGCTGCTGCTGCCGCACGGGTTCGTCACCGACCTGTCCCACCGCGACCTCTACCGCGACGAGTGGGTGTGCGTGGTCGCCGCCGACAACCCGGTCGTCGAGCGCGGGCTGACCGTGGCGGACCTCGAGGCGCTGCCGTGGGTGGCCACCTACCACGGCCAGACGGCGTCCACCCCGGCCGCGCGGCAGATGCGCCAGCTCGGCATCGAGCCCCGCGTGCAGGTGGTCAACGAGAGCTTTCTGACCGTGCCCGCGCTGGTCGCCGGCAGCGACCGGATCGCGCTCCTGCAGCGCCGGCTGGTCGACCTGCTGCCGCTGGGCTCGGGCATCCGGGCGCTGCCGCCGCCGTTCGAGGCCGGCCCGCTGGTGGAGGCGATGTGGTGGCACCCCGTCTACGACGACGACCCCGAGCACCGGTACCTGCGCGACGTCGTCTCGCGCGCCGCCGAGCTGGCCGTCTCGCCCGGCGCCCGGGAGGGCATCGACCTGACTGATACCGCACCCCGGGAGAAGTGA
- a CDS encoding helix-turn-helix transcriptional regulator, whose product MTDPSARTLRLLSLLQARRYWPGPDLAGRLGVSVRTLRRDVDRLRELGYPVSASRGVDGGYALAPGAALPPLVLDDDEAVALAVGLQAAAAGPVAGMAETSVRALAKLVQVMPARLRRRVDALRAMTVPAGWGPTSTDDAVDPAVLTAVALACRDTERTVFGYTPPGRERSERTVEPHRLVALGRRWYLVGWDLDRGDWRVFRLDRLDAPRGTGAVFGPRRFPAEDAAAYVRERIGSAWTRFVVEAVVAAPAGRVRERIGRWAAVTDDGDGGCRVRIEADDLDWAALALGVTGAPFTVLSPPEMGPHLRDLAARYTAAGAALS is encoded by the coding sequence GTGACCGACCCGAGCGCCCGCACCCTGCGCCTGCTCTCCCTCCTGCAGGCCCGCCGCTACTGGCCCGGCCCCGACCTCGCCGGCCGCCTGGGCGTCTCCGTGCGCACGCTGCGCCGCGACGTCGACCGGCTCCGCGAGCTCGGTTACCCGGTGTCGGCCTCGCGCGGGGTGGACGGCGGCTACGCGCTGGCACCCGGCGCCGCGCTGCCGCCGCTGGTGCTCGACGACGACGAGGCCGTCGCCCTGGCCGTGGGACTGCAGGCGGCCGCGGCCGGCCCGGTCGCCGGGATGGCCGAGACGTCGGTGCGGGCGCTGGCCAAGCTGGTGCAGGTGATGCCCGCCCGGCTGCGGCGGCGGGTCGACGCGCTGCGCGCGATGACCGTCCCGGCCGGGTGGGGACCGACCTCGACCGACGACGCCGTCGACCCCGCTGTCCTGACCGCCGTCGCGCTGGCCTGCCGCGACACCGAGCGCACCGTCTTCGGCTACACGCCGCCCGGCCGGGAGCGGTCCGAGCGCACGGTCGAGCCGCACCGGCTGGTCGCGCTGGGCCGCCGCTGGTACCTCGTCGGCTGGGACCTCGATCGCGGCGACTGGCGGGTGTTCCGGCTCGACCGGCTGGACGCCCCACGCGGCACCGGCGCCGTCTTCGGCCCCCGGCGGTTCCCGGCCGAGGACGCCGCGGCCTACGTGCGCGAGCGGATCGGCAGCGCCTGGACGCGGTTCGTCGTCGAGGCCGTCGTCGCCGCCCCGGCCGGGCGGGTGCGCGAGCGGATCGGCCGCTGGGCCGCGGTGACCGACGACGGCGACGGGGGCTGCCGCGTGCGCATCGAGGCCGACGACCTCGACTGGGCGGCGCTGGCCCTGGGCGTCACCGGCGCGCCGTTCACCGTGCTGTCCCCGCCGGAGATGGGGCCGCACCTGCGCGACCTCGCCGCCCGGTACACCGCCGCCGGCGCCGCCCTTAGCTGA
- a CDS encoding VOC family protein: protein MDVAVVSVPVRDQEAAVRFWTGQVGLQVLADAEFAPGMRWVQVGAPGSGTSLSLVTWFEQMPPGSLQGVVFEVDDVDAAFARLSAVGVPVEGPPSDEAWGRQAVFRDPDGNGFVLSSRSPAPA, encoded by the coding sequence GTGGACGTCGCCGTCGTCTCCGTCCCCGTGCGCGACCAGGAGGCCGCCGTCCGGTTCTGGACCGGCCAGGTGGGCCTGCAGGTGCTCGCCGACGCGGAGTTCGCCCCTGGGATGCGCTGGGTGCAGGTGGGTGCACCCGGCAGCGGGACGTCGCTGTCGCTGGTCACCTGGTTCGAGCAGATGCCGCCCGGGTCCCTGCAGGGGGTGGTGTTCGAGGTCGACGACGTCGACGCGGCGTTCGCGCGGCTGTCGGCGGTGGGCGTGCCCGTCGAGGGACCGCCGTCGGACGAGGCGTGGGGCCGGCAGGCGGTGTTCCGCGACCCCGACGGCAACGGGTTCGTGCTCAGCAGCCGGTCGCCCGCACCCGCCTGA
- a CDS encoding MFS transporter, producing MSVHDAAPPADEVAVDPATGRPAGRAQALVLLFSSCLSVLGAVLLAPVLPRIQDAFAGTAGVETLTPVVLTAPALVIGLTAVIAGRIVDRVGRKRLLVGSLVAYAFCGTAPLWLDSLQLIVASRVLVGLTEAAIMTCCTTLLADYFSGPARERYFGLQVVFTTVSATVFFGVGGALGAQDWRTPFWLYAVSLPLAALAARYVWQPAPRLARSRRLPRLPWAQLAVPVAVTLVGGLVFYVLIVELSFTLDTIGVESTGAIGAISAIGSLGTAVGAFSFGRVARLGPAVTVPAAFALSGVGLVALGVADTVPAVVVAAVVTGLGNGLLLPSLLTWALGPLSFEQRGRGTGVWTSAVFLGQFVCPLVVLALSGALGGLTAALVVLGVVSVLAAVAVRLARPARPVEPVGPVAH from the coding sequence GTGTCGGTCCACGACGCCGCACCCCCCGCCGACGAGGTCGCCGTCGACCCCGCCACCGGCCGCCCTGCTGGCCGGGCGCAGGCGCTGGTGCTGCTGTTCTCCAGCTGCCTGTCCGTGCTGGGCGCAGTGCTGCTGGCCCCCGTCCTGCCGCGGATCCAGGACGCCTTCGCCGGCACCGCGGGGGTGGAGACGCTGACCCCGGTCGTGCTCACCGCGCCGGCGCTGGTCATCGGGCTGACCGCGGTGATCGCCGGGCGCATCGTCGACCGGGTGGGTCGCAAGCGGCTGCTCGTCGGCTCGCTGGTCGCCTACGCCTTCTGCGGCACCGCACCCCTGTGGCTGGACTCGCTGCAGCTGATCGTGGCCAGCCGCGTGCTCGTCGGCCTCACCGAGGCGGCGATCATGACCTGCTGCACCACGCTGCTGGCCGACTACTTCTCCGGCCCGGCGCGCGAGCGCTACTTCGGCCTGCAGGTCGTGTTCACCACCGTCTCGGCGACCGTCTTCTTCGGTGTCGGCGGCGCGCTCGGTGCCCAGGACTGGCGGACGCCGTTCTGGCTCTACGCCGTCAGCCTGCCGCTGGCCGCCCTGGCGGCGCGGTACGTCTGGCAGCCCGCGCCGCGGCTCGCCCGCTCGCGGCGGCTGCCCCGCCTGCCCTGGGCGCAGCTGGCCGTGCCGGTCGCGGTGACCCTGGTGGGCGGTCTGGTCTTCTACGTCCTGATCGTCGAGCTGTCCTTCACGCTCGACACCATCGGCGTGGAGTCCACCGGCGCCATCGGTGCGATCAGCGCCATCGGCTCCCTCGGCACCGCCGTGGGCGCCTTCTCCTTCGGCCGGGTGGCCCGGCTCGGCCCGGCGGTCACCGTGCCGGCCGCCTTCGCCCTCTCCGGTGTCGGGCTGGTCGCCCTCGGCGTCGCCGACACGGTGCCGGCGGTCGTCGTCGCGGCGGTGGTCACCGGCCTCGGCAACGGCCTGCTGCTGCCCTCGCTGCTGACCTGGGCGCTGGGCCCGCTGTCGTTCGAGCAGCGCGGCCGCGGCACCGGCGTCTGGACCTCGGCGGTCTTCCTCGGCCAGTTCGTCTGCCCGCTGGTGGTGCTCGCGCTCAGCGGGGCGCTGGGCGGCCTGACCGCGGCGCTCGTCGTCCTCGGCGTGGTCAGCGTGCTCGCCGCGGTCGCCGTGCGGCTGGCCCGGCCCGCCCGCCCCGTCGAGCCGGTCGGACCGGTCGCGCACTGA
- a CDS encoding serine/threonine-protein kinase, producing the protein MSPETFGPYELLELLGRGGMGEVHRAWDTRRERVVALKRLLPELADDEQFRARFYRECNGAARLNEAHVVPIHDFGEIEGRLYLDMRLVDGRDLSELLEQEGPFPADLAVTVVEQVAAALDAAHAAGIIHRDVKPSNVLVTGTGSVPHCYLVDFGIAGTTGGRTTGSLTRTGMFVGTLEYVAPERLGNGPTDHRVDVYSLACLLHQLLTGQPPFPTFDPAALCAAHLYREPPRPSATVPSLPPALDAVVARGMAKDPDARFPSAGALAWAARAALGGDDVRTPVVPLRGAPPTVTPPPLTPPAPATTGGHGAPASTPPVPAVTAAARSEGALPPTVTGTAPPSRDEPPDPRQPVGRRPARRRLAGALIAVAVAAAAAGGVVAARVLDGDSTPVITEAADDPGDSPFHRPPGGGGQMGEQVPAPEQSSAPTEGVSGDQPGLYGGTGAQVCDAAGLTRFLEANPSQAAAWAEVQGIEPEGIGAFIADLTPVVLRFDTAVTNHGFVDGRATPFHSVLQAGTAVLVDEFGSPQVRCACGNPLDPPAPRPSPEYEGEPWPSFSEDVVVNVTPAPVVVNALVVVYADGQIRERPLSTSGEEDKTPPPEVLMDAEEFVEDPTTATPPASAPASQSSPSTSPPASAPASQSSPSTSPPASAPASQSSPSTSPPDDGTGGTGTGETSNPDTGGTGTGETTNPDTGGTGTGETTNPDTGGTGTGETTNPDTGGTGTGETTNPDTGGTGTGETTNPDTGGTGTGETTNPDTGGTGTGETTNPDTGGTGTGETTNPDTGGTGTGETTNPDTGGTGTGETTNPDTGGTGTGETTNPDTGGTGTGETTNPDTGGTGTGETTNPDTGGTGTGETTNPDTGGTETDTDTSGGNGEDTSTGG; encoded by the coding sequence GTGAGCCCTGAGACCTTCGGTCCGTACGAACTGCTCGAACTGCTCGGCCGTGGCGGCATGGGCGAGGTCCACCGCGCCTGGGACACCCGCCGCGAGCGGGTCGTGGCACTCAAGCGACTCCTGCCCGAACTGGCCGACGACGAGCAGTTCCGCGCCCGCTTCTACCGGGAGTGCAACGGCGCCGCCCGGCTCAACGAGGCGCACGTCGTCCCCATCCACGACTTCGGCGAGATCGAGGGCCGGCTGTACCTCGACATGCGCCTGGTCGACGGCCGGGACCTGTCCGAGCTCCTCGAGCAGGAGGGGCCGTTCCCGGCCGACCTGGCCGTCACCGTCGTCGAGCAGGTGGCGGCAGCGCTGGACGCCGCGCACGCGGCCGGGATCATCCACCGCGACGTGAAGCCGTCGAACGTGCTAGTGACCGGCACGGGGTCGGTCCCGCACTGCTACTTGGTGGACTTCGGCATCGCCGGGACCACCGGGGGCAGGACGACCGGCTCGCTGACCCGGACCGGCATGTTCGTGGGCACCCTGGAGTACGTCGCTCCCGAGCGCCTGGGCAACGGGCCGACCGACCACCGCGTCGACGTCTACTCCCTGGCGTGCCTGCTGCACCAGCTCCTCACCGGCCAGCCGCCGTTCCCCACGTTCGACCCGGCCGCGCTGTGCGCCGCGCACCTCTACCGCGAGCCGCCGCGGCCGTCGGCCACGGTTCCCTCCCTCCCGCCGGCCCTCGACGCGGTCGTCGCCCGCGGGATGGCCAAGGACCCCGACGCACGGTTCCCGAGCGCCGGTGCCCTGGCCTGGGCGGCCCGGGCGGCTCTCGGCGGCGACGACGTCCGGACGCCGGTCGTGCCCCTGCGGGGTGCACCGCCGACCGTGACCCCGCCGCCCCTGACACCGCCGGCGCCGGCGACGACCGGTGGGCACGGGGCACCCGCGTCCACGCCACCGGTCCCCGCCGTGACCGCGGCGGCCCGGTCCGAGGGGGCGCTCCCCCCGACCGTCACCGGGACGGCACCGCCGTCCCGGGACGAGCCACCCGACCCACGGCAGCCGGTGGGGAGGCGGCCGGCCCGGCGACGTCTGGCAGGGGCGCTGATCGCCGTCGCGGTCGCCGCCGCCGCCGCGGGTGGCGTGGTCGCAGCACGGGTCCTCGACGGGGACAGCACGCCCGTGATCACCGAGGCAGCCGACGACCCCGGCGACTCCCCGTTCCACCGCCCGCCAGGGGGAGGCGGCCAGATGGGGGAGCAGGTGCCCGCGCCCGAGCAGTCGTCCGCGCCGACGGAAGGTGTGTCCGGTGATCAGCCCGGCCTGTACGGCGGGACCGGCGCGCAGGTCTGTGACGCAGCAGGGCTGACGCGGTTCCTCGAGGCGAACCCCAGCCAAGCCGCCGCGTGGGCCGAGGTCCAGGGGATCGAGCCCGAGGGGATTGGCGCCTTCATCGCCGACCTGACCCCGGTGGTGCTCCGCTTCGACACCGCCGTCACCAACCACGGGTTCGTCGACGGCCGGGCGACGCCGTTCCACTCGGTGCTGCAGGCCGGGACCGCCGTCCTCGTGGACGAGTTCGGCTCCCCGCAGGTGCGCTGCGCGTGCGGCAACCCGCTCGACCCGCCCGCGCCGCGTCCGTCCCCGGAGTACGAGGGAGAGCCGTGGCCGTCCTTCTCCGAGGACGTCGTGGTGAACGTGACCCCGGCGCCGGTGGTTGTGAACGCGCTGGTCGTGGTCTACGCCGACGGGCAGATCCGCGAGCGGCCGCTGAGCACCAGCGGTGAGGAGGACAAGACCCCGCCGCCCGAGGTGTTGATGGATGCCGAGGAGTTCGTCGAGGACCCGACGACCGCCACCCCGCCCGCCTCGGCTCCGGCCTCGCAGAGCTCGCCGAGCACGAGCCCGCCCGCCTCGGCTCCGGCCTCGCAGAGCTCGCCGAGCACGAGCCCGCCCGCCTCGGCTCCGGCCTCGCAGAGCTCGCCGAGCACGAGCCCGCCCGATGACGGCACCGGCGGCACCGGCACCGGGGAGACCAGCAACCCCGACACCGGCGGCACCGGCACCGGGGAGACCACCAACCCCGACACCGGCGGCACCGGCACCGGGGAGACCACCAACCCCGACACCGGCGGCACCGGCACCGGGGAGACCACCAACCCCGACACCGGCGGCACCGGCACCGGGGAGACCACCAACCCCGACACCGGCGGCACCGGCACCGGGGAGACCACCAACCCCGACACCGGCGGCACCGGCACCGGGGAGACCACCAACCCCGACACCGGCGGCACCGGCACCGGGGAGACCACCAACCCCGACACCGGCGGCACCGGCACCGGGGAGACCACCAACCCCGACACCGGCGGCACCGGCACCGGGGAGACCACCAACCCCGACACCGGCGGCACCGGCACCGGGGAGACCACCAACCCCGACACCGGCGGCACCGGCACCGGGGAGACCACCAACCCCGACACCGGCGGCACCGGCACCGGGGAGACCACCAACCCCGACACCGGCGGCACCGGCACCGGGGAGACCACCAACCCCGACACCGGCGGCACCGGCACCGGGGAGACCACCAACCCCGACACCGGCGGCACCGAAACAGACACCGACACCAGTGGAGGCAACGGCGAGGACACCAGCACGGGCGGCTGA
- a CDS encoding UBP-type zinc finger domain-containing protein codes for MTTCGHLDQIRDVTPDSTEGCSDCLAIGSGWVHLRECLTCGHVACCDSSPNRHATAHADGSGHPIVRSFEPGEDWRWCYPDQSLV; via the coding sequence ATGACGACGTGCGGACACCTGGACCAGATCCGGGACGTGACGCCGGACTCGACGGAGGGCTGCAGCGACTGCCTGGCGATCGGCTCGGGCTGGGTGCACCTGCGGGAGTGCCTGACGTGCGGCCACGTCGCGTGCTGCGACTCCTCGCCGAACCGGCACGCGACCGCCCACGCCGACGGCAGCGGTCACCCGATCGTCCGGTCCTTCGAGCCGGGTGAGGACTGGCGGTGGTGCTACCCGGACCAGTCGCTGGTCTGA
- a CDS encoding DinB family protein encodes MTAPTAPALDTERADLLETLGTHRAFLRFTVRGLTDEQATRRTTVSALTLAGLVKHVAATEATWADFAVRGPAAFADTTPEVWAQEWVLEPGETLADVLARYEQVAARTDELVRTIDLDRTHPLPEAPWFTPGATRSARRVFLHLVAETAQHAGHADILRESLDGQKTMG; translated from the coding sequence GTGACCGCTCCCACCGCCCCCGCCCTGGACACCGAGCGCGCCGACCTGCTGGAGACCCTCGGCACCCATCGGGCGTTCCTGCGCTTCACCGTCCGCGGCCTGACCGACGAGCAGGCCACCCGGCGGACGACGGTCAGCGCGCTCACCCTGGCCGGCCTCGTCAAGCACGTGGCCGCCACCGAGGCCACGTGGGCGGACTTCGCCGTCCGCGGTCCGGCCGCGTTCGCCGACACCACGCCGGAGGTCTGGGCGCAGGAGTGGGTGCTCGAGCCCGGCGAGACGCTGGCGGACGTGCTGGCCCGCTACGAGCAGGTCGCAGCCCGCACCGACGAGCTGGTGCGCACGATCGACCTCGACCGCACCCACCCGCTGCCGGAGGCCCCGTGGTTCACGCCCGGAGCCACCCGCTCGGCGCGCCGGGTGTTCCTGCACCTGGTGGCCGAGACCGCCCAGCACGCCGGGCACGCCGACATCCTGCGCGAGTCGCTCGACGGCCAGAAGACGATGGGCTGA
- a CDS encoding arsenate reductase/protein-tyrosine-phosphatase family protein produces MVPSPASQPSAVPSPVGPPTVLFVGAHDAATSQMAAALLTTRAGGRVRALSAGSAPAVRVDPAAVAAMAEVGVDLTARFPKPLTADAVHLSDVVVVLGGAQPCPLLPGTRYLDWPVEDPTGRDVAGVRPVRDELDRRVRGLLTELAD; encoded by the coding sequence GTGGTCCCCTCCCCCGCCAGTCAGCCCAGCGCCGTCCCGTCGCCGGTCGGCCCACCGACGGTCCTGTTCGTCGGCGCGCACGACGCCGCGACCTCGCAGATGGCCGCCGCACTGCTCACCACCCGTGCCGGTGGCCGGGTGCGCGCGCTGTCGGCCGGGTCCGCGCCCGCGGTCCGGGTCGACCCCGCCGCGGTCGCCGCGATGGCCGAGGTCGGGGTCGACCTCACCGCCCGCTTCCCGAAGCCGCTGACCGCCGACGCGGTGCACCTCTCCGACGTCGTGGTGGTCCTCGGCGGGGCCCAGCCGTGCCCCCTGCTGCCCGGGACGCGCTACCTCGACTGGCCGGTCGAGGACCCCACCGGCCGCGACGTCGCGGGCGTCCGGCCGGTGCGTGACGAGCTGGACCGCCGGGTGCGCGGGCTGCTCACCGAACTGGCCGACTGA